In Acidisarcina polymorpha, the DNA window CTTCGCGGGATATTTCCTGATCGTGTGGGACATCGTCCAATATTGCAAAAGCAATGGAATTCTGATTCAAGGTCGTGGGAGCGCGGCCAACTCGGTCGTCTGCTATGCGCTTGAAATTACCGCAATCGATCCGGTTGGCATGGAGTTACTCTTCGAACGCTTCTTGAGTGAGAGCCGCGGCGAATGGCCCGATGTCGATCTCGATCTTCCCTCCGGCGAGAAGCGCGAGCAGGCCATTCAATATGTCTATCAGCGTTACGGCGAACTGGGCGCCGCCATGACCGCGAATGTGATCACTTATCGTGGCAAGTCCGCGGCGCGCGAAGTAGGCAAGGCGCTTGGCTTCGATGAAGAAGCGCTCGGCCGGCTATCCAGCCTGGTCGGGCATTGGGAGTGGCGCGGTCCGAACGACACCATGGCCCACAGCTTTCATCATGCCGGTTTCGACCTCCAGCATCCTCGCATCGCAAAATATTTGGAGCTGTCTCTGCGCTTGCAAGACCTTCCTCGACACTTAGGCCAGCACTCGGGCGGCATGGTCATCTGTCAAGGTCAATTAAACCGTGTTGTTCCTATCGAACGTGCCTCAATGCCAGGCCGGACCGTTGTGCAATGGGACAAAGAAGACTGCTCCGACATGGGGTTGATCAAGGTCGACCTGCTGGGGCTGGGCATGATGGCGGTGATGAATGATTGCCTCGATCTGATCCCTCGTCACTACGGAAAGACTGAAGATCTGGCGCAGTTGCCCGAGAACGATCCGAAGGTGTACGAGACCCTTCAACGCGCAGATACCGTGGGCATGTTTCAGGTAGAGAGCCGCGCACAGATGGCCTCCCTGCCCCGCAATCGGCCGACCAAATTTTATGACATCGTCGTTCAGGTGGCGATCATTCGCCCCGGCCCTATTGTGGGCGGCAATATGAATCCCTACATGCGCCGCCGGCAAGGCAAGGAGGAAGTCACCTACCTTCATGATTCCTTGAAACCGGTATTGGAGCGCACCCTCGGAGTACCGCTCTTCCAGGAGCAACTGTTACGAATTGCGATGACCGTGGCCGGCTTTACCGGAGCAGAGGCAGAGGAGCTGCGCCGCGCCGTCGGCATGAAACGCTCCATGGCCCGCATGAAAGAGCTGGAAGTGAAACTCCGCAAAGGCATGACCGAGCGAAATCTTGACGCCGCAACTCAAGACCGTATCGTCCAGGGAATATCCTCTTTCGCGCTCTATGGATTTCCCGAATCGCACGCCGCCAGCTTCGCGCTCATCGCCTATGCTTCGGCTTATTTCAAGGTGCATTACCTGGCGGCATTTACCTGCGCCATGCTCAACAATCAGCCTATGGGTTTTTACATGCCCGCGGTTTTGGTGAAAGACGCGCAGCGGCATGGATTGCGGGTCCGCGTAATTGACATCCTGCATTCCGACTGGCAGTGCACTATCGAGCGGGGGCTGGACGATAGCCTCTCTCTGCGCATGGGCCTGCTGTATGTCAAGGGATTGAGGCAGCAAGCCGCAATGGCAATTGTCGAGGCGCGTGAGCGGGATGGTCCGTTCCACTCCGCTGACGATCTGGCCTTGCGGGTGCCTCTTCTCAATCCGCGCGAGCTGAAACAACTGGCGCGCGTCGGCGCACTGAACAGCCTTGGCGGAGTCGAACATCGCCGTGATGCGCTCTGGCAGGTAGAGCAAGCGGGACGACCCGTCGGCCCTTTATTGCGGCGGCAAGATGTAGCTCCCGTTAGTGAAGATGAATCGCCGCTGCGCCAGATGACAACCGAGGAACGGTTAGTCGCTGACTACTCCGGCACCGGCGTGACCGTCGGCCGCCATCCGATGGCTTACCGCCGCGACGAACTACGGCACCGCCGAATTCTTTCCGCCCAGGAGTTACAGGTTCATCGTGACGGCACGTATGTGCGCGCAGCAGGCTGCGTAATCGCAAGACAACGCCCAGGAACGGCGAAAGGATTCATCTTCTTATCGATGGAAGACGAAACTGGAATTATGAACGTCATTATCGGCCCAGAGCTTTATGAGAAAGAGCGTGTGCTAATCACGCGGGGAAAGTTCCTGTTAGTGGAGGGTAAGTTACAAAATCAAGATACGGTCGTGCATGTGCGCGCGGACCGGGTGTTGCAGTTAGAGGCGGTAAATATGGAAGTTCAGTCCCACGACTTTCATTGAGAAGGTGCCACTAGCGTTCTCGTTCAGAGAAGCAATAATCCACTAGAGTAGGGAAGGCCTTTCGCGATGCATTCCCAGCCACGCGATCCTGACTGCGAGAGCCACAGATTGCCCCCTCCATCGAGGATTGCAGCTTGGTCTTTGCCGGTGGTAATCCAATTTGAATCGACTTTGCCATCCAGCCATTCCGGCAGTCCGTCACGAACTTGCTCCAGATGATCGCTTCCCAACTTCCAGCGCCATATCTGCGAGCGTTTCGCAAAAGGACCATCCTGGATGCTGAACAATACCTCGTCTTCGAGCACACCCACGGCAAGGGAGTTCGTGATTTCTAAACCATCAGAGAAGGTCCGCCAGGTTTGCCCATGATCCTGGCTGACGCACAATCCAACCGCGCAGGCGGCGGCCACCAGGTGTGGTCTCGATGGGTGTGCACGCACCTCGTGCACATCGAACATTACAGGAATTGTGGGCAACCAGCTATCGCCTCGGTCGATAGAGAA includes these proteins:
- a CDS encoding DNA polymerase III subunit alpha, which gives rise to MTESYIELHASSAFSFLESASLPEVLIERAAELEMPSMALLDRNGLYGSARFHTHGIKTKINAHIGAEISVADLGSRLTPPGWLPHQYSTEPARLPLLCTSRAGYQNLCQLITQFKMRESIKCEGAASIADLEEFSAGLICMTGGDEGPLAAALVNGGEKAGVRAVERLISIFGRENVYVEIQRHQEREEEWRNQAAIRIARSLKLPILATNGVRYATAYDREVLDIFTAIRHHTDLDHAGRLLAINAERHLRSAKEMQAIFNDVPQAINNTLELSQRLLFQLNDLGYEFPRYPVPDGESMDSFLRKRVAEGVINRYGIKANPELLAKVKKQVERELALIAQLGFAGYFLIVWDIVQYCKSNGILIQGRGSAANSVVCYALEITAIDPVGMELLFERFLSESRGEWPDVDLDLPSGEKREQAIQYVYQRYGELGAAMTANVITYRGKSAAREVGKALGFDEEALGRLSSLVGHWEWRGPNDTMAHSFHHAGFDLQHPRIAKYLELSLRLQDLPRHLGQHSGGMVICQGQLNRVVPIERASMPGRTVVQWDKEDCSDMGLIKVDLLGLGMMAVMNDCLDLIPRHYGKTEDLAQLPENDPKVYETLQRADTVGMFQVESRAQMASLPRNRPTKFYDIVVQVAIIRPGPIVGGNMNPYMRRRQGKEEVTYLHDSLKPVLERTLGVPLFQEQLLRIAMTVAGFTGAEAEELRRAVGMKRSMARMKELEVKLRKGMTERNLDAATQDRIVQGISSFALYGFPESHAASFALIAYASAYFKVHYLAAFTCAMLNNQPMGFYMPAVLVKDAQRHGLRVRVIDILHSDWQCTIERGLDDSLSLRMGLLYVKGLRQQAAMAIVEARERDGPFHSADDLALRVPLLNPRELKQLARVGALNSLGGVEHRRDALWQVEQAGRPVGPLLRRQDVAPVSEDESPLRQMTTEERLVADYSGTGVTVGRHPMAYRRDELRHRRILSAQELQVHRDGTYVRAAGCVIARQRPGTAKGFIFLSMEDETGIMNVIIGPELYEKERVLITRGKFLLVEGKLQNQDTVVHVRADRVLQLEAVNMEVQSHDFH